In Cupriavidus taiwanensis, the following proteins share a genomic window:
- the acnD gene encoding Fe/S-dependent 2-methylisocitrate dehydratase AcnD — translation MNSANRKPLPGTKLDYFDARAAVEAIQPGAYDKLPYTSRVLAENLVRRCDPATLTDSLKQLIERKRDLDFPWFPARVVCHDILGQTALVDLAGLRDAIADQGGDPAKVNPVVPVQLIVDHSLAVECGGFDPDAFAKNRAIEDRRNEDRFHFIDWTKKAFKNVDVIPPGNGIMHQINLEKMSPVIHADNGVAYPDTCVGTDSHTPHVDALGVIAIGVGGLEAENVMLGRASWMRLPDIVGVELTGKRQPGITATDIVLALTEFLRKEKVVGAYLEFRGEGASSLTLGDRATISNMAPEYGATAAMFFIDEQTIEYLRLTGRTDEQLKLVETYAKAAGLWADSLQNAEYERVLKFDLSSVVRNMAGPSNPHKRLPTSALAERGIAVDLDQARAQEAEGLMPDGAVIIAAITSCTNTSNPRNVIAAALLARNANARGLTRKPWVKSSLAPGSKAVELYLEEANLLPDLEKLGFGIVAFACTTCNGMSGALDPKIQQEIIDRDLYATAVLSGNRNFDGRIHPYAKQAFLASPPLVVAYAIAGTIRFDIEKDVLGTDQDGKPVYLKDIWPSDEEIDAIVKQSVKPEQFRKVYEPMFALTADTGESAAPLYDWRPQSTYIRRPPYWEGALAGERTLQGLRPLAVLGDNITTDHLSPSNAILLNSAAGEYLARMGLPEEDFNSYATHRGDHLTAQRATFANPTLINEMAVVDGQVKKGSLARIEPEGKVVRMWEAIETYMDRKQPLIIIAGADYGQGSSRDWAAKGVRLAGVEAIVAEGFERIHRTNLIGMGVLPLEFKPGVNRLTLGLDGTETYDVIGARQPRATLTLVVHRKNGERVEVPVTCRLDSDEEVSIYEAGGVLQRFAQDFLESNKAAA, via the coding sequence ATGAATTCTGCAAACCGCAAACCGCTACCGGGCACCAAGCTGGATTACTTCGACGCGCGCGCCGCGGTCGAGGCCATCCAGCCGGGTGCCTACGACAAGCTGCCGTACACGTCGCGCGTGCTGGCAGAAAACCTGGTGCGCCGCTGCGACCCCGCCACGCTGACGGATTCGCTGAAGCAGCTGATCGAGCGCAAGCGCGACCTCGACTTCCCGTGGTTCCCCGCCCGCGTGGTGTGCCACGACATCCTGGGCCAGACTGCGCTGGTGGACCTGGCTGGCCTGCGCGACGCCATTGCCGACCAGGGCGGCGACCCCGCCAAGGTCAACCCGGTGGTGCCGGTGCAGCTGATCGTCGACCACTCGCTGGCGGTGGAATGCGGCGGCTTCGATCCCGATGCCTTCGCCAAGAACCGCGCGATCGAGGACCGCCGCAACGAAGACCGCTTCCACTTTATCGACTGGACCAAGAAGGCGTTCAAGAACGTCGACGTGATCCCGCCGGGCAACGGCATCATGCACCAGATCAACCTGGAGAAGATGTCGCCGGTGATCCATGCTGACAACGGGGTGGCCTATCCCGACACCTGCGTCGGCACCGACAGCCACACGCCGCACGTCGATGCGCTGGGCGTGATCGCCATCGGCGTGGGCGGCCTGGAAGCCGAGAACGTGATGCTCGGCCGCGCCTCGTGGATGCGCCTGCCGGATATCGTCGGCGTCGAGCTGACCGGCAAGCGCCAGCCCGGCATCACCGCCACCGACATCGTGCTGGCACTGACCGAATTCCTGCGCAAGGAAAAAGTGGTCGGCGCCTACCTGGAGTTCCGCGGCGAAGGCGCCTCGAGCCTGACGCTGGGCGACCGCGCCACCATCTCCAACATGGCCCCGGAATACGGCGCCACCGCGGCGATGTTCTTCATCGACGAGCAGACCATCGAATACCTGCGCCTGACCGGCCGCACCGACGAACAGCTCAAGCTGGTCGAGACGTACGCCAAGGCCGCGGGCCTGTGGGCGGATTCGCTGCAGAACGCCGAATACGAGCGCGTGCTGAAGTTCGACCTGTCGAGCGTAGTGCGCAACATGGCCGGCCCGTCCAACCCGCACAAGCGCCTGCCGACCTCGGCGCTGGCCGAGCGCGGCATCGCCGTGGACCTGGACCAGGCCCGCGCGCAGGAAGCCGAGGGCCTGATGCCTGATGGCGCGGTCATCATCGCCGCCATCACCAGTTGCACCAACACCAGCAACCCGCGTAACGTGATCGCCGCCGCGCTGCTGGCACGCAATGCCAATGCGCGCGGCCTGACCCGCAAGCCGTGGGTCAAGTCGTCGCTGGCGCCTGGCTCGAAGGCGGTCGAGCTGTACCTGGAAGAAGCCAACCTGCTGCCCGACCTGGAAAAGCTCGGCTTCGGCATCGTCGCTTTTGCCTGCACCACCTGCAATGGCATGTCCGGCGCGCTCGATCCGAAGATCCAGCAGGAAATCATCGACCGCGACCTGTACGCGACCGCCGTGCTGTCGGGCAACCGCAACTTCGACGGCCGCATCCACCCGTACGCCAAGCAGGCCTTCCTGGCCTCGCCGCCGCTGGTGGTTGCCTATGCCATCGCCGGCACCATCCGCTTCGATATCGAAAAGGATGTGCTGGGCACCGACCAGGACGGCAAGCCGGTGTACCTGAAGGACATCTGGCCGAGCGACGAAGAGATCGACGCGATCGTCAAACAGAGCGTGAAGCCCGAGCAGTTCCGCAAGGTCTACGAGCCGATGTTCGCGCTGACCGCGGACACCGGCGAGAGCGCCGCGCCGCTGTACGACTGGCGCCCGCAGAGCACCTATATCCGCCGCCCGCCGTACTGGGAAGGCGCGCTGGCCGGCGAGCGCACGCTGCAGGGCCTGCGTCCGCTGGCGGTGCTGGGCGACAACATCACCACCGACCACCTGTCGCCGTCCAATGCCATCCTGCTGAACAGCGCGGCGGGCGAGTACCTGGCCAGGATGGGCCTGCCGGAAGAGGACTTCAACTCGTACGCGACCCACCGCGGCGACCACCTGACCGCGCAACGCGCCACCTTCGCCAACCCCACGCTGATCAATGAAATGGCCGTGGTCGACGGCCAGGTCAAGAAGGGTTCGCTGGCCCGCATCGAGCCGGAAGGCAAGGTGGTGCGCATGTGGGAAGCGATCGAGACCTATATGGACCGCAAGCAGCCGCTGATCATCATCGCCGGCGCGGACTATGGCCAGGGCTCGTCGCGCGACTGGGCCGCCAAGGGCGTGCGCCTGGCCGGCGTGGAAGCGATCGTTGCCGAGGGCTTCGAGCGCATCCACCGCACCAACCTGATCGGCATGGGCGTGCTGCCGCTGGAGTTCAAGCCGGGCGTGAACCGCCTGACCCTGGGGCTGGACGGCACCGAGACCTACGACGTGATCGGCGCACGCCAGCCGCGCGCGACGTTGACGCTGGTGGTGCATCGCAAGAATGGCGAGCGCGTCGAAGTGCCGGTGACCTGCCGCCTCGACAGCGACGAGGAAGTATCGATCTACGAGGCCGGCGGCGTGCTGCAGCGCTTTGCGCAGGACTTCCTGGAGTCGAACAAGGCGGCGGCTTAA
- the prpB gene encoding methylisocitrate lyase codes for MTYSASDLARSAGARFRQALADEHPLQVVGAINANHALLAKRAGYRAIYLSGGGVAAGSLGLPDLGISNLDDVLTDIRRITDVCDTPLLVDVDTGFGASAFNVARTTKSLIKFGAAAMHIEDQVGAKRCGHRPNKEIVTQGEMVDRIKAAVDARTDENFVIMARTDALAVEGLDSAIERAVACAEAGADAIFPEAMTDLGMYRKFVDAVKVPVLANITEFGATPLFTTEELGGAGVSMVLYPLSAFRAMNKAAENVYAAIRRDGTQKNVVDTMQTRAELYESIGYHDFEQKLDALFAQGKGK; via the coding sequence ATGACCTACTCCGCTTCCGACCTCGCGCGCTCCGCTGGCGCCCGTTTCCGCCAGGCGCTTGCCGACGAACATCCGCTGCAGGTGGTCGGCGCCATCAACGCCAACCACGCGCTGCTGGCCAAGCGCGCCGGCTACCGGGCCATCTACCTGTCGGGCGGCGGCGTGGCGGCCGGCTCGCTGGGCCTGCCGGACCTGGGCATCTCGAACCTGGACGACGTGCTCACCGATATCCGCCGCATCACCGACGTGTGCGACACGCCGCTGCTGGTCGATGTCGACACCGGCTTCGGCGCCTCGGCCTTCAACGTGGCCCGTACCACCAAGTCGCTGATCAAGTTCGGCGCCGCGGCCATGCATATCGAGGACCAGGTCGGCGCCAAGCGCTGCGGCCACCGTCCCAACAAGGAAATCGTCACCCAGGGCGAAATGGTCGACCGCATCAAGGCCGCCGTCGACGCCCGCACCGACGAGAACTTCGTCATCATGGCCCGCACCGATGCGCTGGCCGTGGAAGGCCTGGACAGCGCCATCGAGCGCGCCGTGGCCTGCGCCGAAGCCGGCGCCGACGCCATCTTCCCGGAAGCCATGACCGACCTCGGCATGTATCGCAAGTTCGTCGACGCGGTGAAGGTGCCGGTACTGGCCAACATCACCGAGTTCGGCGCCACGCCGCTGTTCACCACCGAAGAACTGGGCGGTGCCGGCGTGTCGATGGTGCTGTACCCGCTGTCGGCCTTCCGCGCCATGAACAAGGCGGCGGAAAACGTCTACGCGGCGATCCGCCGCGACGGCACGCAGAAGAACGTGGTCGATACCATGCAGACCCGTGCCGAGCTCTACGAGAGCATCGGCTACCATGACTTCGAGCAGAAGCTCGACGCCCTGTTCGCGCAAGGCAAGGGCAAGTAA
- the prpR gene encoding propionate catabolism operon regulatory protein PrpR: protein MAPPVSAQGRPRIWAIGISRLARAFADLIPAYADRAEFRIVGKGFEAAASAVSREAREGRLDVVVAGGSNGAYLRQHVDVPVVLVKVTGFDVMSALATARRISPRVALVTHAATYAEVDEFVRAFSLSVPAYTYLTEDDAVARVKALKQEGIQVVVGPGLVTDLADRYGLTGVFLYSGNSVRMALEDAIEAARLRRIEATRRDYVNTILAHLNEGVAAVDAQGRIQSFNPAMERFLGTSAAAAVGRKLQTLAPSLALEGVMQSGDKELEAIHKLGDKMVVVNRIPILSEAGTTGAVLTIQDASAIQRVDRNLRSRSRARPAAVRYSLDDLAGTSAAMTALRELARRYAVVDSTVLIGGESGTGKEVLAQGMHDASPRRAFPFVAVNCAAFPEALLESELFGYEEGAFTGARRGGKAGLFESAHNGTLFLDEVGDMPPALQTRLLRVLQEKQVLPIGGLDAVPVNVRVIAATHRDLAAMVRDGSFRQDLYYRLNILRIAMPPLRERAEDLPELAELLYRRAQDRLGLERPQRLPAAARARLARYRWPGNIRELENVTERIAVLVAGRRLEGEALQRELQAAAPELFGEAALATAPAPAAEAAAAAPAARARRSLARVKQSSEVDHIRRVLEECGGDRTAACHILGISPTTLWRRLKAA from the coding sequence ATGGCTCCTCCCGTTTCCGCGCAAGGCCGCCCGCGCATCTGGGCGATCGGCATCAGCCGCCTCGCGCGCGCCTTCGCCGACCTGATCCCGGCCTATGCCGACCGCGCCGAATTCCGCATCGTCGGCAAGGGTTTCGAGGCCGCCGCCAGCGCGGTGTCGCGCGAGGCGCGCGAGGGCCGGCTCGACGTGGTCGTCGCCGGCGGCTCCAACGGCGCCTACCTGCGCCAGCATGTGGACGTGCCGGTGGTGCTGGTCAAGGTCACGGGCTTCGACGTGATGAGCGCACTGGCCACGGCGCGGCGGATCTCGCCACGGGTGGCGCTGGTCACGCACGCGGCAACCTATGCCGAGGTCGATGAATTCGTGCGCGCGTTCTCGCTGTCGGTGCCGGCCTACACCTACCTGACCGAGGACGACGCGGTGGCGCGCGTGAAGGCGCTGAAGCAGGAGGGCATCCAGGTGGTGGTGGGCCCCGGCCTGGTGACCGACCTGGCCGACCGCTATGGCCTGACCGGCGTGTTCCTGTACTCGGGCAACTCGGTGCGCATGGCACTGGAAGACGCGATCGAGGCGGCGCGCCTGCGCCGCATCGAGGCCACCCGCCGCGACTACGTCAACACCATCCTGGCGCACCTGAACGAGGGCGTCGCGGCGGTCGACGCGCAGGGGCGGATCCAGTCGTTCAACCCGGCGATGGAACGCTTCCTCGGCACCTCGGCCGCCGCCGCGGTCGGGCGCAAGCTGCAGACGCTGGCGCCCAGCCTGGCGCTGGAGGGCGTGATGCAGAGCGGCGACAAGGAGCTCGAGGCGATCCACAAGCTCGGCGACAAGATGGTGGTGGTCAACCGCATTCCCATCCTTTCCGAGGCCGGCACCACCGGCGCGGTGCTGACCATCCAGGACGCCAGCGCGATCCAGCGCGTCGACCGCAACCTGCGCTCGCGCAGCCGTGCGCGGCCGGCAGCGGTGCGCTACAGCCTGGACGACCTGGCCGGCACCTCGGCCGCGATGACGGCGCTGCGCGAACTGGCGCGACGCTACGCCGTGGTGGACTCCACCGTGCTGATCGGCGGCGAGAGCGGCACCGGCAAGGAGGTGCTGGCGCAAGGCATGCACGATGCCAGCCCGCGCCGCGCGTTCCCGTTCGTCGCGGTCAACTGCGCCGCCTTCCCCGAGGCGCTGCTGGAAAGCGAGCTGTTCGGCTACGAAGAGGGCGCCTTCACCGGCGCGCGCCGCGGCGGCAAGGCCGGCCTGTTCGAGTCGGCCCACAACGGCACGCTGTTTCTCGACGAGGTCGGCGACATGCCGCCCGCGCTGCAGACGCGCCTGCTGCGCGTGCTGCAGGAAAAGCAGGTGCTGCCGATCGGCGGGCTCGACGCGGTGCCGGTGAACGTGCGCGTGATCGCCGCCACCCATCGCGACCTCGCCGCGATGGTGCGCGACGGCAGCTTCCGGCAAGACCTGTATTACCGCCTTAACATCCTGCGCATTGCCATGCCGCCGCTGCGCGAGCGCGCCGAAGACCTGCCCGAACTGGCCGAACTGCTGTACCGCCGCGCGCAGGACCGGCTGGGCCTGGAGCGCCCGCAGCGCCTGCCTGCCGCGGCGCGCGCGCGGCTGGCGCGCTACCGCTGGCCCGGCAATATCCGCGAACTGGAAAACGTGACCGAGCGCATTGCGGTGCTGGTGGCCGGCCGCCGGCTCGAGGGCGAGGCCCTGCAGCGCGAACTGCAGGCTGCCGCGCCCGAGCTGTTCGGCGAGGCCGCGCTGGCCACGGCGCCCGCGCCCGCAGCCGAAGCCGCAGCGGCGGCGCCGGCCGCGCGGGCGCGCCGCTCGCTGGCGCGCGTCAAGCAATCCAGCGAGGTCGACCATATCCGGCGCGTGCTGGAAGAGTGCGGCGGCGACCGGACCGCCGCCTGCCATATCCTCGGCATCAGCCCGACCACGCTGTGGCGGCGGCTGAAGGCGGCCTAG